The following proteins are co-located in the Haliovirga abyssi genome:
- a CDS encoding M48 family metallopeptidase translates to MHKVRYENEIINFKLIKKKKKNLSISIKRDGKIIVSAPLNAKYEDIEKIILSKGKWILKKLEIINDNIHLQKEKKYVNGELFLYLGKNYKLEILKCEDLKNTKIELLEDKLKIKINNKLESDKEYIKKELYKWYMQKAMEKLEERMKIHSSKNNLYYRSITIKNSKTYWGSCSTNGDINFNWKIIMTPLEIIDYVVIHELSHLIHHNHSKKFWDLVSKSIPDYKIKRKWLRINGINLGIY, encoded by the coding sequence ATGCACAAAGTAAGATATGAAAATGAAATAATAAACTTTAAATTAATAAAGAAAAAAAAGAAAAATTTATCAATTTCTATAAAAAGAGATGGGAAAATTATTGTGTCTGCTCCTTTGAATGCAAAATATGAAGATATTGAAAAGATAATATTATCCAAAGGAAAGTGGATATTAAAAAAACTTGAGATAATAAATGATAATATACATTTACAAAAAGAAAAAAAGTATGTAAATGGAGAACTATTTTTATATTTAGGAAAAAATTACAAATTAGAAATTTTAAAATGTGAAGATTTAAAGAATACAAAAATAGAACTATTAGAAGATAAATTAAAGATTAAAATAAATAATAAACTGGAATCTGATAAAGAATATATAAAAAAAGAATTATATAAATGGTATATGCAAAAGGCAATGGAAAAATTAGAAGAAAGAATGAAAATTCATAGTAGTAAAAATAATCTTTATTATAGATCAATAACAATAAAAAACTCAAAAACATATTGGGGAAGTTGTTCTACAAATGGAGATATAAATTTTAATTGGAAAATAATAATGACTCCTTTAGAAATAATTGATTATGTAGTTATACATGAATTAAGCCATTTGATACATCATAATCATTCAAAAAAATTTTGGGATTTAGTAAGCAAATCTATTCCTGATTATAAGATAAAAAGAAAATGGTTGAGAATAAATGGTATTAATTTAGGAATATATTAA
- a CDS encoding tRNA lysidine(34) synthetase, with the protein MEKREILKEIEIKGFNKTLWNKAGKAMHRYNMINPGDKIVVGISGGKDSLVMLNTLIRVKLIAGFDFEIIPIFISKTEKISLEVEKIKKYISEIGLKLIVKSTTIDKIVFEDKKVKNPCFLCSRIRRGVLYTMMKELGANKLALGHHLDDIIETFFMNMFYQGNMNQMKPIYRSEQYGYEIIRPLSFVEEDTIIKYARKAKLPIINIDCKFSSVKLDSKRVETKELIKNLEKKNPNIRRNMYSAIFNISKEE; encoded by the coding sequence ATGGAGAAAAGAGAAATATTAAAAGAAATTGAGATAAAAGGATTTAATAAAACATTATGGAATAAAGCTGGCAAAGCTATGCATAGATATAATATGATAAATCCAGGTGATAAAATAGTAGTAGGTATATCAGGTGGGAAAGACAGTTTAGTAATGTTAAATACTCTTATAAGAGTTAAGCTAATAGCAGGATTTGATTTTGAAATTATACCTATATTCATAAGTAAAACTGAAAAGATAAGCTTAGAAGTTGAAAAAATAAAAAAATATATTTCAGAAATTGGTCTTAAGTTAATTGTAAAATCAACAACTATTGATAAAATTGTATTTGAGGATAAGAAAGTAAAAAATCCATGTTTTTTATGTTCAAGAATTAGGCGTGGAGTATTATATACAATGATGAAAGAATTAGGTGCTAATAAACTCGCACTTGGACATCATCTGGATGATATAATAGAAACATTTTTTATGAATATGTTTTATCAAGGAAATATGAATCAAATGAAACCAATATATAGATCTGAACAATATGGTTATGAAATAATTAGGCCACTATCATTTGTGGAAGAAGATACAATAATTAAATATGCGAGAAAGGCAAAACTTCCTATTATAAATATTGATTGCAAATTTTCTTCGGTAAAACTAGATTCAAAAAGAGTTGAAACAAAAGAATTAATTAAAAATTTAGAAAAGAAAAATCCAAATATTAGAAGAAATATGTATAGTGCTATTTTTAATATTTCTAAAGAGGAATAA
- a CDS encoding ATP-binding protein produces MRKTNKKIWKNFIKAIKEFNMIEPGDKIAVGISGGKDSLILINLFKELKKDRSLDFDFVGITLDPGYKEEDLLNVKNYIKTLDIDYKQYETNIWKVIFDERKEKNPCSLCGKMRRGILYKKAEELGCNKLALGHHFDDIIETALINMFYAGSIKTMLPKVESTSGNFEIIRPLAYVKEEEIINFINKNEIKVMASSCKLYTVREDSKRLEIKTLLKGLEKTNPNIKKSIFNSLRNVNLKYVMGYTSE; encoded by the coding sequence ATGAGAAAAACAAATAAAAAAATATGGAAAAACTTTATAAAGGCTATTAAAGAATTTAATATGATTGAGCCTGGAGATAAAATAGCAGTTGGAATTTCTGGAGGGAAAGATAGTCTTATATTAATAAATTTATTTAAAGAATTGAAAAAAGATCGTTCTTTAGATTTTGATTTTGTTGGAATAACTTTGGACCCTGGTTATAAAGAAGAAGATTTATTAAATGTAAAAAACTATATAAAAACTTTAGATATTGATTATAAACAATATGAAACGAATATCTGGAAAGTTATATTTGACGAAAGAAAAGAGAAAAATCCTTGTTCTTTATGTGGAAAGATGAGAAGAGGTATTCTTTATAAAAAGGCAGAAGAATTAGGTTGTAATAAACTTGCTCTTGGGCATCATTTTGATGATATTATTGAAACAGCATTGATAAATATGTTTTATGCAGGCTCAATAAAAACTATGTTGCCAAAAGTAGAATCAACCTCTGGAAATTTTGAAATAATAAGGCCTTTGGCATATGTAAAAGAGGAAGAAATAATAAATTTTATAAATAAAAATGAAATAAAAGTTATGGCTTCTAGTTGTAAATTATACACAGTAAGAGAAGATTCAAAAAGATTAGAAATTAAGACATTATTAAAAGGATTAGAAAAAACTAATCCAAATATAAAAAAAAGTATATTTAATTCTCTTAGAAATGTTAATTTAAAATATGTAATGGGATACACAAGTGAATAA
- a CDS encoding 7-cyano-7-deazaguanine synthase, translated as MKALALFSGGLDSTLAVKLVTNQGIEVIALNFVSHFFGGKNPKADAMAKQLGVQLEYIDFKDIHKEIVKNPPSGYGKNMNPCIDCHALMLKTASELLDKYGANFIITGEVLGQRPMSQNRSALNRVENLSGMAGYVVRPLCAKAIDETIPEKNGWIDRNKLMDIQGRGRKRQLELADELGIVEYEMPGGGCLLTEPNYGRRIRILKDDEQFDNDFLFYLCKIGRFFRLDKGKYIFVGRKEEENLKIEEYKDEASLYILDNGIPGPVILGFGEFSDDEKLFAESLFSRYSKVKGKTPISMKCNGEIVEIEALDLVKIEEMMKEYLVI; from the coding sequence TTGAAAGCATTAGCACTTTTTTCAGGAGGATTAGATAGCACATTAGCAGTTAAACTTGTAACAAATCAAGGGATAGAGGTAATAGCTTTAAATTTTGTATCTCATTTTTTTGGAGGTAAAAATCCGAAAGCAGATGCTATGGCAAAACAATTAGGAGTTCAGCTTGAATATATTGATTTTAAAGATATTCATAAAGAGATAGTTAAAAATCCACCAAGCGGATATGGTAAAAATATGAACCCATGTATAGATTGTCATGCTCTTATGTTAAAAACAGCTTCAGAATTATTAGATAAATATGGGGCTAACTTTATAATAACAGGAGAAGTTTTGGGTCAAAGACCTATGTCTCAAAATAGATCTGCATTAAATAGAGTAGAAAATTTGTCAGGAATGGCAGGATATGTAGTAAGACCATTATGCGCAAAAGCGATTGATGAAACTATTCCAGAAAAAAATGGATGGATAGATAGAAACAAACTTATGGATATCCAAGGGAGAGGAAGAAAAAGACAATTAGAACTTGCTGATGAATTAGGAATTGTAGAATATGAAATGCCTGGTGGAGGGTGTTTACTAACAGAACCTAACTATGGGAGAAGAATTAGAATATTAAAAGATGATGAACAATTTGATAATGATTTTCTGTTTTATTTATGTAAAATAGGAAGATTTTTTAGATTAGATAAAGGAAAATATATATTTGTAGGTAGAAAAGAGGAAGAAAATTTAAAAATAGAGGAATATAAAGATGAAGCTAGCCTTTATATTTTAGACAATGGGATACCTGGTCCTGTAATTTTGGGATTTGGAGAATTTTCAGATGATGAAAAATTATTTGCTGAAAGTTTATTTTCTAGGTATTCAAAGGTAAAAGGGAAAACACCAATTTCTATGAAATGCAATGGGGAAATAGTGGAAATTGAGGCATTAGATTTGGTTAAAATTGAAGAGATGATGAAAGAGTATTTGGTTATATAA
- a CDS encoding YwbE family protein, which produces MDGTKRVTIKKGIMVKIVLKKDQRSGILTDGKVQDILTKSATHPHGIKVRLTSGDVGRVKEIVE; this is translated from the coding sequence ATGGATGGAACTAAAAGAGTCACCATAAAAAAAGGAATTATGGTGAAAATAGTCTTGAAAAAAGATCAAAGGAGTGGAATTTTAACAGATGGAAAAGTTCAAGATATTTTAACTAAATCGGCGACACATCCTCATGGAATAAAAGTAAGATTAACGAGTGGAGATGTCGGAAGAGTTAAAGAAATAGTTGAATAA
- a CDS encoding DEAD/DEAH box helicase has translation MNKFKELGVSDTLVDILISNGIKKPTPIQEETITLIHDGMDIIAEAETGTGKTLAFLLPIFDKMNENSQNIQTLIVTPTRELAIQITQEAEKLNVNNKFNILAAYGGRDINVQMNKLNKSVDLIIATPGRLIDHLKRKTVNLSKINTLIIDEADLILHMGFKNEIEFIVNASAKERQTLCFSATISSQVKKLAYKITKEPQIVMIEKREVLLKNIDQYLIETTDRRKQDALCQMLNKENPFLAIIFCRTKLRVDKLEDELYKRGYNCQKLHSDIPQSKREKIMKSFKNAEIQYLVATDVASRGIDITGVTHVYNYDIPENGEGYIHRIGRTGRAGKNGKTYLFVTPKDKELLKIIERDIKMEIPKMELEHIPDVKAENSLPKLKYNKRINVNTKNFFEDRNGKNVKENKNSRDKTNKKKKIINKNRKNSNKSKKSIIDSKKRKK, from the coding sequence ATGAATAAATTTAAAGAACTTGGGGTTAGCGACACACTTGTAGATATACTTATTTCTAATGGTATAAAAAAACCAACTCCAATTCAAGAAGAAACGATAACACTTATCCATGATGGGATGGATATAATAGCAGAGGCAGAGACAGGGACAGGAAAAACTTTAGCATTTTTACTTCCGATATTTGATAAAATGAATGAAAATAGCCAAAATATACAAACGTTGATTGTTACACCAACAAGAGAACTTGCAATTCAGATTACACAAGAAGCTGAAAAACTTAATGTAAATAATAAATTTAATATTCTTGCTGCTTATGGTGGAAGAGATATAAATGTGCAGATGAATAAATTAAATAAAAGTGTAGATTTAATTATAGCAACTCCAGGAAGATTAATAGATCATTTAAAGAGAAAAACTGTTAATTTGAGTAAAATTAATACTCTTATAATAGATGAAGCGGATCTAATACTTCATATGGGATTCAAAAATGAAATTGAATTTATAGTTAATGCTTCAGCAAAAGAAAGACAAACTCTTTGTTTTTCTGCAACTATAAGTTCACAAGTAAAAAAACTTGCATATAAAATTACAAAAGAACCTCAAATTGTAATGATTGAAAAAAGAGAAGTTCTACTCAAAAATATTGATCAATATTTAATAGAAACAACAGATAGAAGAAAGCAAGATGCTCTTTGTCAAATGTTAAATAAGGAAAATCCTTTTTTGGCTATAATTTTCTGTAGAACAAAATTAAGAGTAGACAAATTAGAAGATGAACTTTATAAAAGAGGATATAATTGTCAAAAATTACATAGTGATATACCTCAATCAAAACGTGAAAAAATAATGAAATCTTTTAAAAATGCAGAAATACAATATTTGGTGGCAACAGATGTAGCTTCGAGAGGTATTGATATAACAGGTGTCACTCATGTATATAATTATGATATTCCTGAAAATGGAGAAGGATATATTCATAGAATAGGAAGGACTGGAAGAGCTGGTAAAAATGGAAAAACTTATCTTTTTGTTACACCAAAAGATAAGGAATTGTTAAAAATCATTGAAAGAGATATAAAAATGGAAATCCCTAAAATGGAATTAGAGCATATTCCAGATGTAAAAGCTGAAAATAGTTTGCCAAAGCTTAAATATAATAAAAGAATTAATGTTAATACTAAAAATTTCTTTGAAGATAGGAATGGAAAAAATGTCAAAGAAAATAAAAATAGCAGAGATAAAACAAATAAAAAGAAAAAAATAATTAATAAAAATAGAAAGAATAGTAACAAAAGTAAAAAGAGTATTATAGATAGCAAAAAAAGAAAGAAATAA
- a CDS encoding IS3 family transposase, with translation MSNKIFTKKEIEILSKNKYVKTISSKAITYTSEFRRIFIAESQDKILPRAIFEKYGFDVQVLGMKRIRSAAARWRRAYKEQGVLGLDDRRKENSGRPLERELSLEEKYERLQVKNDYLQAEIDLLKKLDVREREVNGKLIELSPSEKFVIIKDVIETSGVKNIIKYLCEVAEISRTSYYNYLSETSKTNKSNQELEDEKARDLIIKAYEFKGRQKGARQIKMTLENEFATIFNLKKIRRIMKKYSIVCTIRKANPYKRIAKATKEHTTIPNKLNREFKQEIPGKILLTDITYLSYGNGQRAYLSTIKDSSTGEIPAYVLSKNIKLEIATETIRTLMENKSFKIHKDALIHSDQGVHYTSPTFQKLVKNSGLDQSMSRRGNCWDNAPQESFFGHFKDEANIKECNTFEELINEIDDYMDYYNNYRCQWGLKKMTPIKYRNHLLENKSA, from the coding sequence ATGAGCAACAAAATATTCACAAAAAAAGAGATTGAAATTTTATCAAAAAATAAATATGTCAAAACTATAAGTTCTAAGGCAATCACATATACATCAGAATTCAGAAGAATTTTTATTGCAGAAAGTCAAGATAAAATTTTACCTAGAGCAATATTTGAAAAATATGGATTTGACGTACAAGTATTAGGGATGAAAAGGATTCGATCAGCAGCAGCAAGATGGAGACGTGCCTATAAAGAGCAAGGAGTATTAGGGTTAGATGATAGAAGAAAAGAGAACTCTGGACGACCTTTAGAAAGAGAGCTATCTTTAGAAGAGAAATATGAAAGGCTTCAAGTAAAAAATGATTATCTTCAAGCGGAGATTGATTTGCTAAAAAAGCTAGACGTGCGAGAAAGAGAGGTGAACGGTAAATTAATTGAATTATCGCCATCAGAAAAGTTTGTTATAATCAAAGATGTAATAGAAACAAGTGGTGTAAAAAATATTATAAAATATTTATGTGAAGTTGCAGAAATTTCTAGAACAAGTTATTATAACTATTTGTCTGAAACTTCCAAAACAAATAAAAGCAATCAAGAATTAGAAGATGAAAAAGCAAGAGATTTAATCATAAAAGCATATGAATTCAAAGGTAGGCAAAAGGGAGCTAGACAGATAAAAATGACTTTAGAAAATGAATTTGCTACAATTTTTAATCTGAAAAAAATCAGAAGAATTATGAAAAAATATAGTATTGTATGTACGATTAGAAAGGCAAATCCTTATAAGAGAATAGCAAAGGCTACAAAAGAGCATACAACTATTCCAAATAAATTGAATAGGGAATTTAAACAAGAAATACCAGGGAAAATATTATTAACAGATATAACATACCTATCATATGGTAATGGTCAACGTGCGTATTTATCAACTATTAAGGATAGTTCAACAGGAGAAATACCTGCATATGTATTATCTAAAAATATTAAGTTAGAAATTGCAACAGAAACAATAAGAACTCTTATGGAAAACAAAAGCTTTAAAATTCATAAGGATGCATTAATACATTCTGATCAAGGAGTCCATTATACAAGCCCAACATTTCAAAAATTAGTTAAAAATAGTGGCTTAGATCAGTCAATGTCAAGAAGAGGTAATTGCTGGGACAATGCTCCTCAAGAATCATTTTTTGGCCACTTTAAAGATGAAGCAAATATTAAAGAATGTAATACATTTGAAGAATTAATTAATGAGATTGATGATTATATGGATTATTATAATAATTATAGATGTCAGTGGGGATTAAAAAAGATGACTCCTATAAAATATAGAAATCATCTTTTAGAAAATAAATCAGCTTAA
- a CDS encoding S41 family peptidase: protein MKRLMIVAVIPLLFIGCQKSIVVKKGNVSKINVKVVEKKQDKLKIDDIENLTAKTDVPQVIKLNWKLQNKKNVEKIEILKNSLDGSRYKKVAEISPKLNRASIKQKENSYVMYKVRLILKSGKKSRGKMIKVIPLMPNYRKFKLEHYSQNKPVEKTYEVITEDGIDYIEMGALKDMLSEFFGDLNYKAEKDFIKISKKDGNFKLEFDINENKATLFDKNGLTIKNFYNKRDEITVAEGISSGEVLKQYKKDVKAEFKVVRASEKIFEKESLNLNDFDAGYIKKNSKIYFPIYMISYFLFNGNLQITNYDGEYFIKSWAENYKINKLSREKMDKEMKRKVFLYFINLCKKRYTVSKDKNIDFDKMRNDNMSKLINTKSNAEFYDIFNTILTNMDDGHTRFINFGKSNFVINGTNRTENSAKAYEEIMNFYKTKPDKKFDEFILKEIDNKTAYIYIPNWIDPPIKIDKELNKLNGKKYVILDMRWNGGGLLSNVFHIINYFAGDKYELYNMGKPIDIKNNSKKRYKVKLILLTNRLSFSASNYMVNIVKNNNLGIVIGEKTGGGGSPSEIYSLPDSSLVGLSSGTLITDKAGNSNDNGIEPDIKIIDKYNNGKDSIFDRAMKYIDGQESR from the coding sequence ATGAAAAGATTAATGATAGTAGCAGTTATACCATTACTTTTTATAGGATGTCAAAAAAGTATTGTTGTAAAAAAAGGAAATGTTTCAAAAATTAATGTAAAGGTTGTAGAGAAAAAGCAAGACAAATTAAAAATAGATGATATTGAAAATTTAACAGCTAAAACAGATGTTCCACAAGTAATAAAGTTAAATTGGAAATTACAAAATAAAAAAAACGTTGAAAAAATAGAAATTTTAAAAAACTCTTTAGATGGTTCGAGATATAAAAAAGTAGCAGAAATAAGTCCTAAATTAAACAGAGCAAGTATAAAACAGAAAGAAAATAGTTATGTAATGTATAAAGTAAGATTAATTTTAAAAAGTGGAAAGAAAAGTAGAGGGAAAATGATAAAGGTTATTCCATTAATGCCAAATTATAGAAAATTTAAACTTGAACATTATAGCCAAAATAAACCTGTTGAAAAAACTTATGAAGTCATAACCGAAGATGGAATTGACTATATCGAAATGGGAGCATTAAAAGATATGTTGAGTGAATTTTTTGGGGATCTAAATTACAAGGCAGAAAAAGATTTTATAAAGATATCTAAAAAAGATGGAAATTTTAAATTGGAATTTGATATTAATGAAAATAAAGCCACGCTATTTGATAAAAATGGATTAACTATTAAAAATTTTTATAATAAAAGAGATGAAATTACAGTTGCAGAAGGAATAAGTAGCGGAGAAGTTTTAAAACAATATAAAAAAGATGTAAAAGCAGAATTTAAAGTAGTTAGAGCATCTGAAAAAATATTTGAAAAAGAAAGTTTAAATTTAAACGATTTTGATGCTGGATATATTAAAAAAAATAGTAAAATTTATTTTCCAATATATATGATATCTTATTTTTTGTTTAACGGTAATTTGCAAATAACTAATTATGATGGAGAATATTTTATAAAAAGTTGGGCAGAAAATTATAAAATTAATAAATTATCTAGAGAGAAAATGGATAAAGAGATGAAAAGAAAGGTGTTTTTATATTTTATAAATTTGTGTAAAAAAAGGTATACAGTATCGAAAGATAAAAATATAGATTTTGACAAAATGAGGAATGATAATATGTCAAAACTTATTAATACGAAAAGTAATGCTGAATTTTATGATATATTTAATACTATTTTAACAAATATGGATGATGGGCATACACGATTTATTAATTTTGGAAAATCAAATTTTGTTATTAATGGGACAAATAGAACAGAAAATAGTGCAAAGGCATATGAAGAAATAATGAACTTTTATAAAACGAAACCAGATAAAAAATTTGATGAATTTATATTAAAAGAGATTGACAATAAGACAGCATATATTTATATTCCCAATTGGATTGATCCACCTATTAAAATTGATAAGGAATTAAATAAACTAAATGGAAAAAAATATGTTATTTTGGATATGAGATGGAATGGTGGTGGATTGTTATCAAATGTATTTCATATTATCAATTATTTTGCAGGAGATAAATATGAACTTTATAATATGGGAAAACCTATAGATATTAAAAATAATAGTAAAAAAAGATATAAAGTTAAGTTAATTCTTCTTACTAATAGATTGAGTTTTAGTGCCTCAAATTATATGGTTAATATTGTAAAAAATAACAATTTGGGGATAGTTATTGGAGAAAAAACAGGCGGTGGTGGTTCACCGTCTGAAATATATTCTCTTCCAGATTCATCATTAGTGGGATTGTCAAGCGGGACTTTGATAACAGATAAAGCTGGAAATAGCAATGATAATGGAATTGAGCCAGATATAAAAATTATTGATAAATATAATAATGGAAAGGATAGTATATTTGATAGAGCTATGAAATACATAGATGGTCAAGAAAGTAGATAA
- a CDS encoding alpha/beta hydrolase-fold protein, giving the protein MNLKKVFSIIIIVALMAGCTANNVKKVKLSKNQNVSNKEYNKQISSFDEFYRGLLKEKIEYRKDFIKFYFKDIVQKTKFPIIEGNKITFVYYGNVHKVTLVGDINDWGEPGYNFKRVKGTNLFLAQIKLDIKARVEYKFIINDSGWIMDPLNTEKQSNGMGGSNSIFKMDNRAPKIERKYNKKIAHGKTEEVKSKEIKRAMVVYLPPEYSKNKKYKVAYFQDGSGYLEYGDVKNILDYMIENKEIEPIVGVFIDAVERAKEYSSKDNIKYVDEFVNIIVPYVEQNYSVGRSKEDRILVGASAGANISAYIAYKHADMFGYFLSQSGAYNECGYFKGDHGDFENISGEAFALDIDKKKFPLKVFLSTGIMEIFSESNKWIYNELKKNKTVKGVKFVQHNYAHNWSQWGDTLREGFIWLIGNEKDQKEFELKKSKRDYIKTSVNIVWEDKGLSRKMNAKNGMIAISELKKPIYEYKDSKELFNDLRNIIYYKNIIPNETTVATIKTSKKDMNYAVIYFYDTNSNKKMDINEYAEMMKTINYKLDELHQYEVVNDVVSADLPSIYFENKGVMYKFNILTTIKDDNINYMKIVAEF; this is encoded by the coding sequence ATGAATTTGAAAAAAGTTTTTAGCATAATTATTATTGTAGCTTTAATGGCAGGATGTACTGCAAATAATGTGAAAAAAGTAAAGTTATCAAAAAATCAAAATGTAAGTAATAAAGAATATAATAAACAAATAAGTTCATTTGATGAATTTTATAGAGGACTTTTAAAGGAGAAAATAGAGTATAGAAAAGATTTTATAAAATTTTATTTTAAAGATATAGTTCAAAAAACAAAATTTCCAATTATTGAGGGTAATAAGATTACATTTGTATATTATGGAAATGTTCATAAAGTTACATTAGTTGGAGATATTAATGATTGGGGAGAACCAGGATATAATTTCAAAAGAGTAAAAGGGACTAATTTATTTTTGGCACAAATTAAATTAGATATTAAGGCTAGAGTAGAATATAAATTTATTATAAATGACTCTGGTTGGATAATGGATCCTTTAAATACGGAAAAGCAGTCTAATGGAATGGGAGGTAGTAACTCTATATTTAAAATGGACAATAGGGCTCCTAAAATAGAGAGAAAATATAATAAAAAAATAGCACATGGAAAAACAGAAGAGGTAAAATCAAAAGAGATAAAAAGGGCTATGGTGGTTTATCTACCACCAGAATACTCAAAAAACAAAAAATATAAAGTGGCATATTTTCAAGATGGATCGGGGTATTTGGAGTATGGAGATGTTAAAAATATTTTAGACTATATGATTGAGAATAAAGAAATTGAACCAATAGTAGGTGTATTTATAGATGCTGTAGAAAGAGCTAAAGAATATTCTTCAAAAGACAATATAAAATATGTAGACGAATTTGTAAATATAATTGTTCCATATGTAGAACAAAATTATTCTGTAGGTAGATCAAAAGAAGATAGAATTCTTGTTGGAGCTTCGGCAGGAGCCAATATATCTGCATATATAGCGTATAAACATGCTGATATGTTTGGATATTTTCTTTCACAATCAGGAGCATATAATGAATGTGGATATTTTAAAGGAGATCATGGTGATTTTGAAAATATTTCAGGAGAAGCTTTTGCTTTGGATATAGATAAAAAGAAATTTCCATTAAAAGTTTTTTTATCAACTGGAATAATGGAAATATTTTCAGAAAGTAATAAATGGATTTACAATGAATTAAAAAAGAATAAAACAGTAAAAGGAGTTAAATTTGTACAACATAATTATGCTCATAATTGGTCGCAATGGGGAGATACTTTGAGAGAAGGATTTATATGGCTAATTGGAAATGAAAAAGATCAAAAAGAATTTGAATTAAAAAAATCAAAACGAGATTATATTAAAACAAGTGTAAATATTGTTTGGGAAGATAAAGGATTATCAAGAAAGATGAATGCAAAAAATGGAATGATTGCTATAAGTGAATTAAAAAAACCAATTTATGAATATAAAGACAGTAAAGAGTTGTTTAACGATTTAAGAAATATAATTTATTATAAAAATATAATTCCAAATGAAACAACTGTAGCAACAATAAAAACATCAAAAAAAGATATGAATTATGCAGTAATCTATTTTTATGATACTAATTCAAATAAAAAAATGGATATTAACGAATATGCAGAAATGATGAAAACTATAAATTATAAATTAGATGAATTGCATCAATATGAAGTTGTTAATGATGTGGTAAGTGCTGATTTACCTTCAATATATTTTGAAAATAAGGGGGTAATGTATAAATTTAATATTCTTACTACAATTAAAGATGATAATATAAATTATATGAAAATTGTTGCAGAATTTTGA